From Paraflavitalea devenefica, the proteins below share one genomic window:
- a CDS encoding SusD/RagB family nutrient-binding outer membrane lipoprotein: MTKHIYGLLIAGLSLTAISCKKDLAEINKNPNAAENPQPDYLLTATQKITSDLYWGADNNFNSTLLIIQHWAKIQYTEPDRYIFSNSSFTALWNTGYAQSITNLNTILKMPAEKANDNYKGVATILRSWIFQLLTDAYGNIPYTQAGDIRQYLTPEYNTQKDVYFGLLDELKTAGATLSTSGSAIAGDIIYGGKIDRWKKLANALRLRIALRIADREPEKAKQVINEVLNSADGLISSTEEAARFVYTTAPQQNPVGAWFDTRDDFRVGKTLVDKLYALNDPRLPIYANKPTDPSVTNYVGVPSGLSNSAANNLGFAKTSKPGSYFSAPASPSVIISYAEVLFDRAEAAAREFTAENAEELYNQAIKASFNQFGITDLTVISNYTGQTAVKYDAANYKKSLGEQKWIALFGQGLEAFAEWRRLDYPQLAPGVEGVLDGKIPVRFIYPGSEQALNKENYSKAITNQGTDNLLTKLWFDRY; the protein is encoded by the coding sequence ATGACTAAGCATATATATGGATTGTTAATAGCCGGCCTTTCCCTTACAGCTATTTCCTGCAAAAAAGACCTGGCGGAGATCAACAAAAACCCCAATGCTGCCGAAAATCCACAGCCGGATTACCTGCTCACCGCTACGCAGAAAATAACATCCGACCTGTATTGGGGCGCTGATAACAACTTTAATTCCACCCTGCTCATCATCCAGCATTGGGCCAAGATCCAGTATACCGAGCCCGACAGGTATATCTTTTCCAACAGCAGCTTTACGGCACTGTGGAATACAGGGTATGCACAAAGCATAACCAACCTCAATACCATCCTAAAGATGCCGGCTGAAAAGGCCAACGACAATTACAAAGGCGTGGCTACCATCCTGCGCTCCTGGATATTTCAGTTGCTTACCGATGCCTATGGCAATATTCCTTACACACAGGCAGGTGACATACGCCAGTACCTTACGCCTGAATACAATACGCAGAAGGACGTATACTTTGGATTGCTGGATGAACTGAAAACAGCCGGCGCTACACTATCCACCTCCGGCTCTGCCATCGCAGGCGATATCATTTATGGCGGAAAAATTGACCGCTGGAAGAAACTGGCCAATGCCCTGCGCTTACGCATTGCCTTGCGTATAGCCGACCGGGAACCGGAAAAAGCCAAACAGGTAATTAATGAAGTGTTAAACAGTGCCGATGGATTGATCAGCAGTACGGAAGAAGCTGCCCGCTTTGTGTATACCACTGCTCCACAGCAAAATCCTGTGGGCGCCTGGTTCGATACGAGGGATGATTTCCGTGTTGGCAAAACACTGGTAGACAAGCTCTATGCGCTCAATGATCCACGGCTGCCCATCTATGCCAACAAACCAACGGATCCATCTGTTACTAATTACGTGGGTGTACCCAGCGGGCTTAGCAACAGCGCTGCCAATAACCTTGGTTTTGCCAAAACATCAAAGCCCGGTTCATACTTCTCGGCGCCTGCTTCACCATCGGTGATCATCAGTTATGCAGAAGTATTGTTTGACAGGGCAGAGGCAGCCGCAAGGGAATTTACGGCAGAGAATGCGGAGGAGCTGTATAATCAGGCCATCAAAGCCTCCTTTAACCAGTTTGGTATTACAGATCTTACGGTGATCAGCAATTATACTGGGCAAACTGCCGTCAAATACGATGCTGCCAACTATAAAAAGTCCCTTGGTGAGCAAAAATGGATCGCGTTATTTGGTCAGGGGCTGGAAGCGTTTGCCGAATGGAGAAGATTGGATTATCCCCAGCTTGCCCCTGGTGTGGAAGGTGTGCTGGACGGTAAAATACCCGTACGCTTCATCTATCCCGGTTCCGAACAGGCCCTGAACAAAGAGAACTATTCTAAGGCGATAACCAACCAGGGTACCGACAACTTATTAACCAAATTATGGTTCGACCGGTATTAA
- a CDS encoding peroxiredoxin family protein, producing the protein MRTTRKKTCFILLLIAALGLTAAAHSPKAVLRPGIWKGVIQRPDGQQIVFNFEVKPVNGKTVLYVLNATERLLVDDIRQEGDSVWITMPFFDAHFAVAIKTNGSLEGKFIKISGDRRSEIPFYALPNNKERYRATAKPAYNVTGRWAVTFGEGKNTTLAVGEFRQADNGKVTGTFLTPTGDYRFLEGVIAKDTLKLSAFDGSHVYLFVAKLDNDSTITQAVFYSGGTGKEDWVARKDPNATLPDGFDAVKLRPGESKLNFRFPSTEGEVIAINDARFNNKVVIIQILGSWCPNCMDETKFLVDYYKKNKQRGVEVVGLAYERTTDFERSKQALATFQKRLGINYPVLVATAAVSDPQRTEKTLPQIEPLQGFPTTIFIDKKGNVRKIHTGYDGPATGQHYEAFKKEFEELVNSLINE; encoded by the coding sequence ATGCGTACAACAAGAAAGAAAACCTGTTTTATCCTTTTACTGATCGCCGCCCTTGGTCTCACAGCCGCCGCCCATTCCCCAAAAGCGGTGCTCAGGCCCGGTATCTGGAAAGGCGTGATTCAGCGTCCCGACGGGCAACAGATCGTTTTCAATTTTGAAGTAAAACCTGTTAACGGTAAGACCGTACTGTATGTACTCAACGCCACGGAGCGATTGCTGGTAGATGATATCCGGCAGGAGGGCGATTCGGTATGGATCACAATGCCGTTCTTTGATGCCCACTTTGCGGTGGCTATCAAAACCAATGGCAGCCTGGAAGGCAAGTTCATTAAGATTAGTGGCGACCGCCGGTCGGAGATACCTTTCTATGCATTGCCCAATAACAAAGAACGTTATCGGGCTACGGCCAAACCGGCTTACAACGTTACCGGCCGCTGGGCAGTTACTTTTGGTGAAGGTAAAAATACCACCCTGGCTGTTGGTGAGTTCCGGCAGGCCGACAATGGAAAAGTAACAGGCACTTTTCTTACACCTACCGGCGATTACCGCTTCCTCGAAGGCGTCATAGCAAAAGATACCCTGAAACTATCCGCCTTTGATGGCAGTCATGTATACCTCTTTGTGGCAAAGCTGGATAACGACAGTACCATTACCCAGGCCGTTTTTTATTCCGGGGGTACTGGTAAAGAGGACTGGGTGGCGCGTAAAGATCCCAATGCAACATTGCCCGATGGGTTCGATGCTGTTAAACTGAGACCTGGTGAAAGCAAACTGAATTTCCGCTTTCCATCTACTGAAGGAGAGGTGATTGCTATCAATGATGCACGCTTCAACAATAAAGTAGTGATTATTCAGATACTGGGTTCCTGGTGCCCCAACTGTATGGATGAAACGAAATTCCTGGTTGACTACTACAAAAAGAACAAACAACGGGGTGTAGAAGTAGTGGGACTGGCTTATGAGCGTACCACCGATTTTGAGCGGTCTAAACAAGCGCTGGCCACCTTCCAAAAGCGGCTGGGGATAAACTATCCGGTCCTCGTTGCTACGGCGGCCGTGTCCGATCCGCAGCGAACGGAAAAAACCTTGCCGCAGATAGAACCGCTGCAAGGATTTCCTACCACCATCTTTATTGATAAAAAAGGAAATGTGCGGAAGATCCATACGGGTTATGACGGCCCTGCCACCGGTCAGCACTATGAAGCATTCAAAAAAGAATTTGAAGAGCTGGTCAACTCATTAATAAATGAGTAA
- the mgrA gene encoding L-glyceraldehyde 3-phosphate reductase → MNYQPAPDRYSKMQYRRCGKSGIQLPALSLGLWHNFGHVDVLENARNILRLAFDNGVTHFDLANNYGPPPGSAEENFGKILKEDFAGYRDELIISSKAGYTMWEGPYGDWGSKKYLVASLDQSLKRMGLEYVDIFYHHRPDPNTPLEETMSALDLIVRQGKALYAGISNYPAEEARKAIKILRQLGTPCLIHQPKYSMFVRWVEEGLLDVLEEEGVGCIPFSPLAQGLLTNKYLKGIPAGSRAAKAHGFLKEEEVTPERVKQIQQLNEIAVQRGQSLAQMALAWLLKDQRVTSVLIGASSPEQLADSLQCLRSKLFTSDELEAIEKILK, encoded by the coding sequence ATGAACTACCAGCCTGCTCCCGATAGATACAGCAAAATGCAATACCGCCGTTGTGGCAAAAGCGGCATTCAGTTACCTGCCCTGTCATTGGGCCTGTGGCACAACTTCGGCCACGTGGATGTTTTGGAAAACGCCCGCAACATATTGCGTCTTGCATTTGATAACGGGGTTACCCATTTCGACCTGGCCAACAACTATGGTCCGCCTCCCGGCAGCGCCGAAGAGAACTTTGGTAAAATACTCAAAGAAGATTTTGCCGGCTATCGTGATGAGCTCATCATTTCCTCCAAAGCTGGTTATACCATGTGGGAAGGCCCTTATGGCGACTGGGGTTCTAAAAAATACCTCGTGGCCAGTCTGGACCAAAGCCTGAAGCGCATGGGGCTGGAGTATGTAGACATCTTCTATCATCACCGTCCTGATCCCAATACGCCCCTCGAAGAAACCATGAGCGCGTTGGACCTCATCGTACGGCAGGGCAAGGCCTTGTATGCAGGAATATCCAATTATCCCGCCGAAGAAGCGCGCAAGGCTATTAAAATACTGCGACAGTTAGGTACACCTTGTTTGATACACCAGCCTAAATATTCCATGTTTGTACGCTGGGTAGAAGAGGGCTTGCTGGATGTGCTGGAAGAAGAAGGCGTGGGTTGTATTCCCTTTTCGCCATTAGCGCAGGGCCTGCTCACCAACAAATACCTCAAAGGCATTCCTGCGGGTTCCCGCGCCGCCAAAGCCCATGGCTTCTTAAAAGAGGAAGAAGTAACGCCGGAACGTGTAAAGCAAATACAACAACTCAATGAAATAGCCGTACAACGTGGTCAGTCATTGGCGCAGATGGCGCTCGCCTGGCTGCTCAAAGATCAGCGCGTTACCTCTGTGCTCATTGGCGCCAGCAGCCCGGAACAACTGGCCGACTCCCTGCAGTGCCTGAGGAGCAAGCTATTTACCAGCGATGAATTGGAGGCGATTGAGAAAATATTGAAATAG
- the lpxD gene encoding UDP-3-O-(3-hydroxymyristoyl)glucosamine N-acyltransferase, with protein sequence MKFTAQQIADLLQGQIEGDGSVMISKLSKIEEGEPGSISFLANPLYTPYLYKTNASLVIINKDFVLTAPVSATLLRVESAANAFTQLLEMYNQVKLNKKGISKMAFIAESATIGQDIYAGEFAFIGDNAKIGNHVKIYPQVYVGDNVVIGDNTTLFAGVKIYSETVIGKDCIIHSGTVIGSDGFRFNPENDHKKVPQTGNVIIEDNVEIGANCAIDRATLGSTILRKGVKFDNLIHIAHNVEVGENTYFAAHGVVAGSTKIGKNCMFSGQVGIVGHLQVADNTIITAQSGISKSITKPGETYMGSPAFDANKYRKAFVHFRNLDALVQRVAILEKQLKAAEVKEG encoded by the coding sequence ATGAAATTTACCGCACAGCAAATAGCCGATCTTTTACAGGGACAGATAGAAGGCGACGGCAGCGTTATGATTAGCAAATTATCAAAAATTGAAGAAGGCGAACCCGGCTCCATCTCCTTTTTGGCCAACCCGCTGTATACGCCTTACCTCTATAAAACCAACGCCTCGCTGGTGATTATCAATAAAGATTTTGTGCTTACGGCGCCTGTTTCCGCCACCCTGCTAAGGGTAGAAAGTGCTGCCAATGCTTTTACCCAATTGCTGGAAATGTACAACCAGGTGAAGCTGAACAAAAAAGGCATTTCAAAGATGGCTTTCATTGCAGAAAGCGCCACCATTGGCCAAGATATTTATGCCGGAGAATTCGCTTTCATTGGTGACAATGCCAAAATAGGCAATCATGTAAAGATATACCCGCAGGTATATGTGGGTGACAATGTAGTGATTGGGGATAATACCACTTTGTTTGCAGGTGTTAAGATCTACTCAGAGACCGTAATTGGTAAAGACTGTATTATCCATTCCGGTACGGTGATAGGAAGCGATGGCTTCCGCTTCAATCCGGAAAACGATCACAAAAAAGTACCGCAAACAGGCAATGTAATCATAGAAGATAATGTGGAGATCGGCGCCAACTGCGCCATTGACCGCGCTACCCTGGGCTCCACTATTCTGCGCAAAGGGGTTAAGTTCGATAACCTCATTCATATTGCACACAATGTGGAGGTTGGTGAGAACACTTATTTCGCGGCTCATGGTGTAGTAGCGGGATCTACCAAGATCGGCAAAAACTGTATGTTCAGTGGCCAGGTAGGCATTGTAGGACACCTGCAGGTGGCAGACAATACGATCATCACGGCGCAATCGGGCATATCCAAAAGCATTACGAAACCAGGCGAGACTTACATGGGATCGCCGGCATTCGATGCCAATAAATACCGGAAGGCCTTTGTTCATTTCCGCAACCTGGATGCCCTGGTGCAGCGGGTGGCCATCCTGGAAAAACAGCTAAAGGCAGCGGAAGTAAAAGAGGGGTGA
- a CDS encoding exo-rhamnogalacturonan lyase family protein: MNKKPAFTRRDFVKHSMVLAAGLPVAGALPVMAAAQESPLPTPVPLQWLDGKAPTLTGGVTFGVPWPKGAVPATTDFGLQQAAGEQLPLQSWPLAYWPDGSLKWTAHATTWQNTPPDNLLLMPQKAPTTGTAPLATESAEAITIRTGIIETVINKKGAVIIQSLARNGKTIAQEGKLVLLTRSNPDNDPGEPVNTVQFTGSIDKITLEQNGPIRSVVKIEGRHTNATGRVWLPFILRLYFYKDSDALRVLHTIIYDGDEQKDFISGLGIRFTVPLQEELHNRHIRFAGAGQGVFAEAVRGLTGLRRDPGKNITTAQVAGQTTPLLSSFPEAVAQRLQYIPAFGDYTLFQSSPNAFDIQKRTRAGYGWIQAAHGTRSEGLVYLGTPSGGIALGIRNCWQSYPAQFDIRNAHTEKGELTAWLWAPKAGAMDLRFYHDGMGQDTFTEQREGLEITYEDYEPGFGTPLGVARTSELQVHILPVTPSAQQFAQLAAALQQPPLLVATPATFTTAGVFGMSWYQQSGNSDQKATLEKQLDGYFNYYRQQVDQHHWYGFWNYGDVMHSYDRDRHVWKYDIGGFAWDNSELSTDLWLWYYFLYTGRADVFRMAEAMTRHTGEVDVHHLGRFSPLGSRHNVQHWGCSAKQLRISTVANRRFYYYLTADERVGDLMREQVEAVRTLHHIVPGRKVGQQAATAAGYANVAFGTDWGAIAAAWLTEWERTGNAHSRERLFNSMRTIGQQPYGFFSGAADMELATGKFQLTKKAKPQASHLSAVFGLAEICAELIALTDIPAFEKAWLQYCELYNASAEQQRAALGSDLGKLNLRQAHARLTAFAARCKQDTALAARAWNEFFEGGAGIRNPMPAIKHLQGPQVLNPVEEADNISTNAVAQWGLTALILLGIIGPALPDK, translated from the coding sequence ATGAATAAAAAGCCTGCTTTCACCCGCCGTGATTTCGTAAAACATTCTATGGTGCTCGCAGCCGGCCTGCCGGTAGCCGGTGCACTGCCCGTAATGGCAGCAGCACAGGAATCGCCACTGCCCACGCCGGTACCCCTGCAATGGCTCGATGGCAAAGCGCCCACACTGACCGGCGGCGTCACCTTCGGTGTTCCCTGGCCCAAAGGTGCAGTACCCGCTACTACCGACTTCGGTTTGCAGCAGGCTGCCGGTGAACAGCTACCCCTGCAATCATGGCCACTCGCTTACTGGCCCGATGGCTCGCTCAAATGGACAGCCCACGCCACCACCTGGCAAAACACACCGCCTGATAACTTATTGCTCATGCCACAGAAGGCGCCCACAACAGGCACTGCTCCATTGGCCACAGAAAGTGCTGAGGCTATCACCATACGCACAGGTATTATAGAAACTGTCATCAATAAAAAAGGGGCTGTCATCATTCAATCGCTGGCGCGTAACGGAAAAACAATCGCGCAGGAAGGAAAGCTTGTACTGCTTACCCGCAGCAACCCCGATAATGATCCGGGCGAGCCTGTCAATACGGTACAGTTTACCGGAAGCATAGACAAAATAACCCTCGAACAAAATGGCCCCATCAGGTCAGTAGTAAAAATAGAAGGCCGTCATACCAATGCAACCGGCCGCGTCTGGCTGCCCTTCATACTGCGTTTATATTTTTACAAGGACAGCGATGCCCTGCGCGTCCTGCACACCATCATCTATGATGGTGATGAGCAAAAAGATTTCATCAGTGGCCTAGGCATCCGCTTCACCGTACCACTGCAGGAAGAGCTGCACAACCGCCACATCCGTTTTGCCGGTGCCGGGCAGGGCGTCTTTGCCGAAGCCGTGCGCGGACTCACTGGCCTGCGCCGCGATCCGGGCAAAAACATCACCACAGCCCAGGTGGCAGGCCAGACCACACCACTGCTGAGCAGTTTTCCGGAAGCCGTGGCGCAGCGCCTCCAATACATTCCCGCCTTTGGCGATTATACCTTATTCCAGTCCTCACCCAACGCCTTCGACATTCAAAAACGTACCCGTGCAGGTTATGGATGGATACAAGCCGCTCATGGCACACGCTCCGAAGGCCTCGTTTACCTGGGCACACCATCCGGTGGCATAGCGCTTGGCATCCGCAATTGCTGGCAAAGCTATCCGGCCCAATTCGATATCCGCAATGCGCATACAGAAAAAGGCGAGCTCACCGCCTGGCTATGGGCTCCCAAGGCTGGCGCCATGGACCTCCGCTTTTACCACGATGGCATGGGGCAGGATACTTTCACAGAGCAGCGTGAAGGCCTCGAAATTACCTATGAAGATTATGAACCCGGTTTTGGTACACCGTTAGGCGTGGCCCGTACCAGCGAGTTGCAAGTACACATACTGCCTGTTACGCCTTCGGCGCAGCAGTTTGCACAGCTCGCTGCTGCCCTGCAGCAGCCTCCTTTATTGGTGGCCACCCCAGCTACCTTCACCACCGCAGGCGTATTCGGTATGAGTTGGTATCAACAATCCGGCAACTCCGATCAGAAAGCAACACTCGAAAAGCAATTGGATGGGTACTTTAATTACTACCGGCAGCAGGTGGATCAGCACCACTGGTATGGTTTCTGGAACTATGGCGATGTAATGCACTCCTACGACCGCGACCGCCATGTATGGAAATATGATATTGGAGGTTTCGCCTGGGACAACTCCGAACTGTCTACCGATCTCTGGTTATGGTATTACTTCCTCTATACCGGCCGTGCCGATGTATTCCGGATGGCCGAGGCCATGACAAGGCATACCGGTGAAGTAGATGTGCACCACCTCGGCAGGTTCAGTCCCCTTGGCTCCCGTCACAACGTGCAGCACTGGGGCTGCAGCGCCAAGCAACTGCGCATCAGCACCGTGGCCAACCGCCGCTTCTACTATTACCTCACTGCCGATGAGCGTGTGGGCGATCTGATGCGCGAACAGGTAGAGGCCGTCCGCACCCTGCACCACATCGTGCCCGGCCGCAAAGTAGGACAGCAGGCCGCCACCGCCGCCGGCTATGCCAACGTGGCTTTTGGTACCGACTGGGGAGCCATTGCCGCAGCCTGGCTCACCGAATGGGAGCGCACGGGCAATGCACATAGCAGGGAGAGGTTGTTCAATAGCATGCGCACCATCGGTCAGCAACCTTATGGCTTCTTCTCCGGTGCGGCCGATATGGAGCTCGCCACCGGTAAATTTCAGCTTACCAAAAAGGCAAAACCGCAGGCATCCCACCTCAGCGCCGTGTTCGGATTGGCAGAAATTTGTGCAGAGCTCATCGCATTAACTGACATTCCGGCTTTTGAAAAAGCATGGCTTCAATATTGTGAGCTGTACAATGCTTCTGCGGAGCAGCAGCGCGCTGCGCTCGGAAGCGATCTTGGTAAGCTCAACCTGCGGCAGGCGCATGCCCGGCTTACGGCCTTTGCGGCCCGGTGTAAACAGGATACCGCCCTGGCGGCCCGCGCCTGGAACGAATTCTTCGAAGGCGGCGCAGGCATACGTAATCCCATGCCGGCTATAAAACACCTGCAGGGGCCGCAGGTGCTCAACCCCGTAGAGGAAGCGGACAACATCTCCACCAATGCTGTAGCGCAATGGGGCCTCACCGCACTCATCCTGCTGGGTATCATCGGGCCGGCCTTACCGGATAAATAA
- a CDS encoding monovalent cation:proton antiporter-2 (CPA2) family protein, with amino-acid sequence MQDTFFFQAMLYLAAAVIMVPIAKRLGLGSVLGYLIAGIIIGPAGLKLIGKEGQDLMHFAEFGVVMMLFVIGLELEPSRLWRLRRSIIGMGGMQVVITAMVVAGITAFFRVQWQEALALGMIVSLSSTAIVLQSLQEKGLMQSAAGQSSFAVLLFQDIAVIPMLALFPLLASEPANAASSLHNTGLAGGLPAWAQTLMVLGSVLLIIVAGRYGMRPVFRLIAKTGMREMFTATALLLVVGIAVLMTTVGLSPALGTFLAGVVLANSEYRHELETDIDPFKGLLLGLFFIAVGASIDFSLLIARPFFIAILVLGVLFLKTIILFIVGKAFRMSTSQNFTFSFGLSQIGEFAFVLISFSFQGGILSKEITDTMTAVVAVSMALTPLLMMLNEKWVQSRICKIGVAPAERESDVQEEDNPVIIAGYGHFGNTIGRFLRANNIGATILDTDSDNVDWLRRIGYKVYYGDASRSNLLAIAGAHKAKLIVIAIGDQKKRLEMIETIKKHFPNLQMLVRSANRYDAYDLMNAGMLYIYRETLDTSLRVGVDVMKMLGYSNEIADRSAKTFFVHDEKALKYLSTIRNDEEYISAARRNMEELTMLVQADRVVQEPRQEQQQLPGEQPAEDQVRLAQ; translated from the coding sequence ATGCAGGATACATTCTTCTTCCAGGCCATGTTATACCTGGCTGCAGCAGTCATCATGGTACCCATCGCCAAAAGGCTCGGCCTCGGTTCTGTATTGGGTTACCTCATAGCAGGCATCATCATTGGGCCCGCAGGGCTGAAACTCATTGGTAAAGAAGGGCAGGACCTCATGCACTTTGCCGAATTCGGCGTTGTCATGATGTTATTTGTCATCGGCCTTGAGCTGGAGCCTTCCCGTCTCTGGCGCCTTCGCCGTTCCATCATTGGCATGGGCGGCATGCAGGTAGTCATCACAGCCATGGTAGTAGCAGGTATAACTGCCTTTTTCCGGGTGCAATGGCAGGAGGCATTGGCCCTTGGGATGATCGTATCCCTCTCTTCCACGGCCATCGTATTGCAATCCCTCCAGGAAAAGGGATTAATGCAATCTGCCGCCGGGCAAAGTTCCTTTGCGGTACTGCTATTCCAGGACATTGCCGTCATCCCGATGCTGGCCCTCTTTCCGCTGCTGGCCAGTGAACCGGCCAATGCAGCGTCAAGCCTGCACAATACCGGCCTTGCCGGCGGACTGCCTGCCTGGGCGCAAACGCTCATGGTATTGGGCTCAGTATTACTCATCATCGTGGCCGGCCGTTACGGTATGCGCCCGGTATTCCGCCTCATTGCCAAAACAGGCATGCGCGAAATGTTTACCGCCACCGCCTTACTCCTTGTGGTGGGCATTGCGGTACTCATGACGACCGTAGGTCTCAGTCCGGCCCTCGGTACCTTCCTCGCAGGAGTGGTATTGGCCAATAGCGAATACCGCCATGAACTGGAGACAGATATTGATCCTTTCAAGGGACTATTGCTGGGTCTCTTCTTCATTGCAGTGGGCGCCTCCATTGATTTCTCGCTGCTCATAGCCCGTCCCTTCTTTATAGCCATACTGGTATTGGGCGTTTTATTCCTCAAGACCATCATACTCTTCATCGTGGGGAAAGCGTTCAGGATGAGTACCTCGCAGAACTTCACCTTCAGCTTTGGCCTTAGCCAGATAGGGGAGTTTGCTTTCGTGCTCATCAGCTTCTCCTTCCAGGGAGGCATCCTGTCTAAAGAAATCACCGATACCATGACAGCCGTAGTGGCCGTCAGCATGGCGCTTACGCCGCTGCTTATGATGCTCAATGAAAAATGGGTGCAGTCCCGTATTTGTAAAATAGGTGTCGCGCCGGCGGAAAGGGAAAGTGATGTGCAGGAAGAAGATAACCCGGTCATCATTGCGGGCTATGGTCACTTTGGCAATACCATTGGCCGTTTTCTGCGTGCTAATAATATTGGCGCCACCATCCTCGATACCGATAGTGACAACGTAGATTGGCTTAGGCGCATAGGTTATAAAGTATACTATGGTGATGCCAGCCGGTCCAATCTGCTGGCGATAGCAGGCGCCCATAAGGCAAAGCTCATCGTCATTGCCATTGGCGATCAGAAAAAACGCCTGGAGATGATCGAGACCATCAAAAAGCATTTCCCCAATCTGCAGATGCTCGTACGGTCTGCCAACCGCTATGATGCCTATGACCTCATGAATGCCGGTATGCTGTACATCTACCGGGAAACCCTCGATACCAGCCTGCGGGTGGGGGTGGATGTCATGAAAATGCTGGGGTATTCTAACGAAATTGCCGACAGGTCGGCCAAAACATTCTTCGTACACGACGAAAAGGCCCTCAAATACCTCTCCACCATCCGTAATGATGAAGAATACATCAGTGCGGCCCGCAGGAATATGGAAGAGCTCACCATGCTTGTACAGGCCGACCGCGTTGTGCAGGAACCCAGGCAAGAGCAACAACAACTCCCCGGCGAACAGCCTGCCGAAGACCAGGTCCGCCTCGCACAATAA